A stretch of the Flavobacterium sp. 5 genome encodes the following:
- a CDS encoding RagB/SusD family nutrient uptake outer membrane protein, translating into MMKKIIITFILSAGLFVSCTDLEVTPTSFTTEDKFFITQDDAIASVTAVYASLSLDPGEQSLFGRNLYFLTDMASDYAAAGVSATNPQVRALSSLTHDATSDRVQVAWRQIYNGINRANVSIDNIPKVSGSDVVKTRLINEAKFIRGLLYFQAVRLWGGVPIVLHEPTSINVEGLKTKRATVDEVYAQIISDLTAAESLPLTYAANEAGRATSGAAKAILTKVYLTRKDWPNAILKANEVINGGYGYALFENFGDIFNKAKKNGKEHIFSVQFEKNQAGNGSSGNTWQATSFTGFTATEPADIISDVALFYDIYEAGDKRRDVSYTKQLLNPATGTLYTFPKPIFSKYLDLTNLATPSNVAINFPLIRYADILLSFAEATNESAGPTTEALEYVNQVRRRAFGKAITTPDVTVDLVGLTTDQLREAIREERKKEFVQEGQRWFDLVRWGTLVTEVKKVTAKNSVSERNNLYPIPQSERSINPVGLPQNPGY; encoded by the coding sequence AGATAAATTTTTTATAACTCAGGATGATGCCATAGCCAGTGTAACTGCAGTTTATGCATCTTTAAGTCTTGATCCAGGAGAACAAAGTTTATTTGGAAGAAATCTTTATTTCTTGACCGATATGGCTTCTGATTATGCTGCAGCTGGGGTTTCGGCGACGAATCCTCAGGTAAGAGCATTGAGTAGTTTAACTCATGATGCGACTTCAGATCGTGTTCAAGTGGCTTGGCGTCAAATTTATAACGGTATCAATAGAGCTAATGTGTCAATTGACAATATTCCAAAAGTTTCAGGTTCGGATGTTGTAAAAACTAGATTGATTAATGAGGCAAAATTCATTCGTGGGTTATTGTATTTTCAGGCGGTTCGTCTTTGGGGAGGAGTTCCAATAGTTTTACATGAACCAACTTCAATTAATGTAGAGGGTTTGAAAACGAAAAGAGCGACAGTAGATGAAGTGTATGCTCAAATTATTTCAGATTTGACAGCAGCAGAGAGTTTACCGCTTACTTATGCTGCCAATGAGGCTGGTCGTGCTACTTCGGGAGCTGCAAAAGCTATATTAACGAAAGTCTATTTGACTAGAAAAGATTGGCCAAATGCTATTCTTAAAGCTAATGAAGTTATAAATGGAGGTTACGGTTATGCCCTTTTTGAAAATTTTGGAGATATATTCAATAAAGCAAAAAAGAATGGAAAAGAGCATATTTTTTCTGTACAATTCGAAAAGAATCAGGCAGGTAATGGTTCAAGTGGAAATACTTGGCAAGCAACTTCTTTTACTGGATTTACAGCCACAGAACCAGCGGATATTATTTCGGATGTAGCCTTGTTTTATGATATTTATGAAGCTGGAGACAAAAGAAGAGATGTGAGTTATACGAAACAGTTATTGAATCCTGCTACAGGAACGCTTTACACTTTTCCAAAACCAATTTTTAGTAAATATTTAGATCTTACAAATTTAGCTACACCAAGTAATGTTGCTATTAATTTTCCACTAATTCGCTATGCAGATATCTTGTTGTCTTTTGCAGAAGCAACTAATGAAAGTGCCGGGCCAACTACTGAAGCTCTTGAATATGTAAATCAAGTAAGAAGAAGAGCTTTTGGAAAAGCAATCACTACGCCAGATGTAACAGTAGATTTAGTTGGGTTAACAACTGACCAACTTAGAGAAGCTATTCGCGAAGAAAGAAAAAAAGAATTTGTTCAAGAGGGACAAAGATGGTTTGATCTTGTTCGTTGGGGAACTTTGGTTACTGAAGTTAAAAAAGTTACTGCGAAAAATTCTGTTTCAGAACGTAACAATTTGTATCCAATTCCGCAAAGTGAACGAAGTATTAATCCAGTCGGACTACCACAAAATCCAGGTTATTAA